A portion of the Chondrinema litorale genome contains these proteins:
- the mutL gene encoding DNA mismatch repair endonuclease MutL, whose protein sequence is MRDVIHLLPESLANQIAAGEVVQRPSSVVKELLENSIDAGSSQITLIIKNAGKSLIQVVDDGKGMSETDARMCFERHATSKIADTEDLFKILTFGFRGEALASIAAVAQVELKTCQESDETGVLIEIEGSEIKRQEPVMSQTGTTVSVKNLFFNVPARRNFLKSNPVEMRHIIEEFQRVALSNPEINMSLYQDDLETLNLKSGKLAKRIVSIFGKQYQDQLIPCREEVQHVLIEGYIGKPESAKKTRGEQFFFVNGRYVKHPYLHHAIMNAYEELLPEGTFPFYALKIDLDPVHVDINVHPTKTEVKFDDERTIYAVVSATIKQALASNGITPSIDFDLDVNYATQRAASTLPSSANNSNISSGSNNKFTVPTGTFNNNQVKNWQKLYPDPDKTRKWENEFMELKSRSDVPEKSGKPLEITFSSAANEINEQAEQEEKLNEHQARVQKTLQIKYKYIVAQVKSGLMVINQQAAHERILYDQFINRLESGKGISQKLVFPQTIELPPADCATLIGVLPELHQIGFELEPFGQQAFILRGIPAEIKESAADSIIESFLEQIKMNQTSLEDEKKSKMAKIMAKKASLKEGDRLHSDERQALIEQLFASSNPNYSPDGKKIIAMLGSERLDELFM, encoded by the coding sequence ATGAGGGATGTTATACATTTACTTCCTGAATCACTAGCTAATCAGATCGCGGCTGGAGAAGTGGTACAAAGGCCTTCTTCTGTAGTAAAAGAACTGCTTGAAAACTCTATTGATGCAGGAAGTTCTCAGATTACTTTAATAATCAAAAACGCTGGAAAATCACTTATACAGGTAGTAGACGACGGTAAAGGGATGTCAGAAACCGATGCAAGGATGTGCTTTGAGCGCCATGCTACGTCAAAAATTGCTGACACAGAAGATCTGTTTAAGATACTAACTTTTGGTTTCAGAGGAGAAGCCTTGGCTTCTATTGCTGCAGTTGCTCAAGTTGAGTTAAAAACCTGCCAAGAAAGTGATGAAACTGGTGTTTTGATTGAAATTGAAGGATCTGAGATTAAAAGACAGGAACCCGTAATGAGTCAAACAGGTACTACTGTATCTGTAAAAAACCTGTTTTTTAATGTACCAGCCAGAAGAAATTTTTTAAAATCCAATCCGGTTGAAATGCGCCACATTATTGAAGAATTTCAAAGAGTGGCACTTTCTAATCCTGAAATAAATATGTCTTTATATCAGGATGATCTAGAAACACTCAACTTAAAATCTGGCAAGCTGGCAAAACGAATTGTAAGTATTTTTGGTAAGCAATATCAAGATCAACTCATCCCTTGTAGAGAAGAAGTACAACATGTGCTCATCGAAGGATACATTGGCAAACCAGAATCTGCCAAGAAAACTAGAGGTGAGCAGTTTTTCTTTGTGAATGGCCGCTATGTAAAGCATCCATACTTGCACCATGCCATTATGAATGCTTACGAGGAATTACTGCCAGAAGGAACATTCCCTTTTTATGCATTAAAAATAGACCTAGACCCTGTTCATGTAGATATTAATGTGCATCCAACCAAAACAGAAGTCAAATTTGACGATGAAAGAACCATATATGCCGTAGTAAGTGCTACAATTAAACAAGCACTTGCTTCAAATGGAATTACTCCTTCCATCGATTTTGACTTGGATGTAAACTATGCCACACAGAGAGCCGCTTCTACTTTGCCCTCTTCTGCCAATAACAGTAATATTAGCAGTGGAAGCAACAATAAGTTTACTGTGCCTACAGGTACTTTTAATAATAATCAGGTTAAAAACTGGCAAAAGCTATATCCCGATCCTGATAAAACACGCAAGTGGGAAAATGAATTTATGGAATTAAAAAGCCGATCAGATGTACCAGAAAAATCTGGCAAACCACTTGAAATCACTTTCAGTAGTGCAGCAAATGAAATTAACGAGCAGGCAGAGCAAGAAGAAAAGCTAAACGAGCACCAAGCTAGGGTTCAAAAAACACTTCAAATAAAATATAAATACATTGTTGCTCAGGTAAAATCGGGCTTAATGGTAATTAACCAGCAAGCCGCTCATGAGCGAATTTTGTACGATCAGTTTATTAACAGACTCGAAAGCGGAAAAGGCATTTCTCAAAAATTGGTTTTCCCACAAACCATTGAGTTACCTCCTGCAGATTGTGCTACTTTAATTGGTGTATTACCAGAACTTCACCAAATCGGTTTTGAATTGGAGCCTTTTGGCCAACAAGCATTTATTTTAAGAGGGATTCCAGCAGAAATTAAAGAATCTGCAGCAGATAGTATTATAGAGAGTTTTCTGGAGCAAATTAAAATGAATCAGACATCATTGGAAGATGAAAAGAAAAGCAAAATGGCTAAAATTATGGCTAAAAAAGCTTCTTTAAAGGAGGGCGACCGATTACACAGTGATGAAAGACAAGCATTAATAGAGCAACTTTTTGCTTCTTCTAATCCCAACTATAGTCCGGATGGGAAAAAGATAATTGCGATGCTTGGTTCTGAAAGATTAGATGAACTTTTTATGTAA
- the ettA gene encoding energy-dependent translational throttle protein EttA, whose translation MSNETIIFSMEGVSKIHPPNKQVLKNIYLSFFYGAKIGILGLNGSGKSSLLKIIAGVDKSYNGHVVFSPGYTVGYLEQEPQLDPEKTVKEVVQEGVKEIVDLLKEFDEINMAFANPMSDDEMNKLIERQGEVQEKLDHHNAWELDNRLAKAMDALNCPPEDAKIGVLSGGEKRRVALCRLLLKEPDVLLLDEPTNHLDAESVHWLEQHLQQYKGTVIAVTHDRYFLDNVAGWILELDRGEGIPWKGNYSSWLSQKQNRLAQEEKSQSKRQKTLQRELEWINMSPKARQAKQKARINSYEKMLSEEGKAKEEKLELYIPDGPRLGNVVINAEGITKTFGDKVLYEDLTFSLPQGGIVGVIGPNGAGKTTLFNLITNKANPDKGNITIGSTVDIAYVDQEHTHLDPEKTVWETISDGNELLTVGTREINSRAYVSKFNFSGSDQQKKVGVLSGGERNRVHLAMTLKQGANLLLLDEPTNDLDVNTLRALEEALDNFAGCAVIISHDRWFLDRIATHILAFEGDAKVRFFEGNFTEYEEKRKELTGNTTRQRFKYKKLK comes from the coding sequence ATGAGTAACGAAACTATCATTTTTTCGATGGAAGGGGTAAGTAAGATTCATCCCCCCAATAAACAGGTACTAAAAAATATTTATCTTTCTTTTTTCTACGGAGCTAAAATTGGTATTCTCGGTTTAAATGGCTCAGGTAAGTCTTCACTTTTAAAAATTATTGCAGGTGTAGATAAGTCTTACAATGGCCATGTAGTTTTTTCTCCAGGATACACAGTTGGTTATCTGGAACAAGAACCTCAGCTCGACCCTGAAAAAACTGTAAAAGAAGTAGTACAGGAAGGTGTAAAAGAAATTGTTGATCTTCTTAAAGAATTCGACGAAATAAATATGGCATTTGCCAACCCTATGTCTGACGACGAAATGAATAAACTCATTGAAAGACAGGGAGAAGTTCAAGAAAAACTTGATCATCACAATGCTTGGGAGTTAGACAACAGATTGGCTAAGGCAATGGATGCCCTTAACTGCCCACCTGAAGACGCAAAAATTGGCGTACTCTCTGGTGGTGAAAAAAGAAGAGTAGCACTTTGTAGATTATTACTAAAAGAGCCAGATGTACTCCTACTCGACGAACCTACCAACCACTTAGATGCAGAATCTGTACATTGGCTTGAGCAACACTTACAGCAATATAAAGGTACTGTAATAGCAGTAACTCACGATAGATACTTTTTAGATAATGTAGCCGGGTGGATTCTTGAACTAGACAGAGGAGAAGGTATTCCATGGAAAGGCAATTATTCTTCTTGGTTATCTCAAAAACAAAACAGATTAGCACAAGAAGAAAAATCTCAGTCTAAGCGCCAAAAAACCTTACAACGTGAGTTGGAATGGATCAATATGTCGCCAAAAGCTAGACAAGCCAAGCAAAAAGCCAGAATTAATTCTTATGAAAAAATGCTTTCTGAAGAAGGAAAAGCAAAAGAAGAGAAACTGGAATTATACATACCAGATGGTCCGAGGTTAGGTAATGTGGTTATTAATGCAGAAGGAATAACCAAAACCTTTGGCGATAAAGTGCTTTACGAAGACCTTACATTCTCACTTCCACAAGGTGGTATTGTAGGTGTTATTGGTCCTAATGGTGCAGGTAAAACCACGCTTTTCAATTTAATTACCAATAAAGCAAATCCAGATAAAGGTAATATTACCATTGGTTCTACTGTAGATATCGCTTATGTAGACCAAGAACATACCCACCTAGACCCAGAAAAAACAGTTTGGGAAACCATTTCAGATGGAAATGAACTGCTTACAGTAGGTACTAGAGAAATTAACTCTAGAGCATATGTAAGTAAATTCAATTTCTCTGGTAGCGATCAACAGAAAAAAGTTGGTGTGCTTTCTGGTGGTGAAAGAAATCGTGTACATCTGGCTATGACTTTGAAACAAGGGGCTAACCTACTATTACTCGATGAGCCTACCAACGACTTGGATGTAAACACATTAAGAGCATTAGAAGAAGCATTGGATAACTTTGCAGGTTGTGCTGTAATTATCAGTCACGACAGATGGTTTCTTGATAGAATTGCTACCCATATTCTGGCTTTTGAAGGTGATGCAAAAGTGCGTTTCTTCGAAGGTAACTTTACAGAATATGAAGAAAAAAGGAAAGAATTAACTGGTAATACAACCAGACAAAGATTTAAGTATAAAAAATTGAAATAA
- a CDS encoding DUF349 domain-containing protein: MSESTIKEYPEISEFGYIKDGKVYLKGYFEFKDRELGVVRESDEESMRYFVNRYEMVKKKLEDVKNSVVEAENKGSYLMKLIHMRTYLAQYNGLGDFIVLFNEINELEDEINAYIEKNREKNYEIKTALLEEANSLKGSTDWKNASNKFKELKLKWIKTGSAHKEVDDRLTDDFNNALDYFFQRRKSFFDEQTKIQNERFMRYRKLVYQIENINKAGSDPEKKQFVKNLQREWKNVGNLPIKKIKRLQITFKKELDKYFNSLKYSVSIRDKSAIEIKRDLLNGVSDMLKMDGSKVNINEIKQVQDNWKKLGKQTNHQEDKELNLRFRIVCNELFETYFLEKSTKYFHPDIYKRSLPDQARLRIVVLKESIKKDEQELEDFQKKHAFVLAQGMRSSSNMNIFQQRNNFVNKLKTKGRILEKLEQVIQS; encoded by the coding sequence ATGTCAGAATCAACAATTAAAGAATATCCCGAAATCTCAGAGTTCGGGTATATTAAAGATGGAAAAGTTTATCTGAAAGGCTATTTTGAATTCAAAGATAGAGAATTAGGTGTAGTAAGAGAAAGTGATGAAGAAAGTATGCGCTATTTCGTGAATCGTTACGAAATGGTGAAAAAGAAACTCGAGGACGTAAAAAATTCTGTAGTTGAAGCAGAGAATAAGGGCTCCTATTTAATGAAATTAATCCACATGCGTACATATTTAGCGCAGTATAATGGATTAGGAGATTTTATCGTGCTTTTCAATGAAATTAACGAGCTCGAGGATGAGATAAACGCCTATATTGAGAAGAATAGGGAGAAGAATTACGAAATTAAAACAGCTTTACTAGAGGAAGCAAACAGCTTAAAAGGAAGCACCGACTGGAAAAATGCTTCTAACAAATTTAAGGAGCTCAAACTAAAATGGATTAAAACCGGTAGCGCTCACAAAGAGGTAGATGACCGCCTTACCGATGATTTTAATAATGCATTAGACTATTTCTTCCAAAGAAGAAAGTCATTCTTTGATGAGCAGACCAAAATTCAGAATGAACGCTTTATGCGTTACAGAAAGCTGGTTTACCAGATTGAAAACATTAATAAGGCAGGGTCTGATCCAGAGAAAAAGCAATTTGTTAAAAATCTTCAGCGTGAATGGAAAAACGTTGGAAATCTTCCTATTAAGAAGATTAAAAGGCTACAAATTACTTTTAAGAAGGAGCTCGATAAATATTTTAATAGCCTCAAATACAGTGTATCTATTCGAGATAAATCGGCTATTGAGATTAAAAGAGATTTACTTAATGGTGTATCTGACATGCTAAAAATGGATGGTAGTAAAGTAAATATCAACGAGATTAAGCAAGTTCAGGACAACTGGAAAAAACTTGGAAAACAAACTAATCATCAGGAAGATAAAGAGCTTAATCTTAGATTCCGAATTGTTTGTAACGAGTTGTTTGAAACTTATTTTCTTGAGAAATCGACTAAGTATTTCCACCCTGATATTTATAAGAGATCACTACCAGATCAGGCAAGACTAAGAATTGTAGTGCTTAAAGAATCTATTAAGAAAGATGAGCAAGAGCTGGAAGACTTCCAGAAGAAACATGCATTTGTGCTTGCTCAAGGTATGCGCTCGTCTTCAAATATGAATATCTTTCAGCAAAGAAATAATTTTGTAAATAAGCTAAAAACGAAAGGGCGTATTCTTGAAAAGCTAGAACAAGTAATACAATCTTAA
- a CDS encoding acetyl-CoA carboxylase carboxyltransferase subunit alpha produces the protein MSNLLDFEKPIAELEAKLQEMEAMAENNDVDIKEAIDSLEQKINELKVNTFKNLTRWQKVQLSRHPERPYTLDYIYEITSDFIEIHGDRNVKDDKAMVGGLGTIDGKTFMLIGQQKGRNTKQRQMRNFGMPNPSGYRKALRLMKIAEKFNKPIICFIDTPGAFPGIEAEERGQAEAIARNLKEMFMLKVPIICIVIGEGASGGALGIAIGDKVFMLENTWYSVISPENCSTILWRSWDYKEQAAEAMKLTAEDMKKAKLVDGIIEEPLGGAHTDYKIITQAVKDTILKETAKLEKLSVDKRIEKRIAKYSDMGVVVE, from the coding sequence ATGAGCAATTTGTTAGATTTTGAAAAGCCAATTGCAGAGCTGGAAGCAAAACTTCAAGAAATGGAAGCAATGGCTGAGAATAACGACGTTGACATTAAAGAGGCAATCGATTCACTAGAGCAAAAAATAAACGAACTTAAAGTGAATACCTTTAAGAATCTTACCCGCTGGCAAAAGGTACAACTGTCTCGTCACCCAGAGAGACCTTACACCCTCGATTACATTTATGAAATCACTTCGGATTTTATCGAGATTCATGGTGATAGAAATGTAAAAGACGATAAGGCAATGGTTGGTGGATTAGGTACCATTGATGGTAAAACCTTTATGCTCATAGGTCAGCAAAAGGGCAGAAACACCAAACAAAGACAAATGCGTAACTTCGGTATGCCTAACCCTTCTGGCTATAGAAAGGCGCTTCGTCTCATGAAAATTGCTGAAAAATTTAATAAGCCTATAATCTGCTTTATAGATACTCCTGGTGCATTTCCTGGAATAGAAGCAGAAGAAAGAGGACAAGCAGAAGCAATTGCACGTAACCTCAAAGAAATGTTTATGCTTAAAGTGCCAATTATTTGTATAGTAATTGGTGAAGGAGCTTCTGGAGGCGCATTAGGCATTGCGATAGGTGATAAAGTATTTATGCTTGAAAACACATGGTACTCTGTAATTTCGCCTGAAAACTGTTCTACCATTCTTTGGAGAAGTTGGGATTACAAAGAACAAGCCGCTGAAGCGATGAAACTAACTGCCGAGGATATGAAAAAAGCCAAGTTAGTAGATGGTATTATAGAAGAGCCTCTTGGTGGAGCACATACAGACTACAAGATTATTACGCAGGCTGTAAAAGACACAATTCTTAAAGAAACTGCCAAGTTAGAAAAACTTAGTGTAGACAAGAGAATAGAAAAAAGAATCGCTAAATACTCAGATATGGGTGTAGTGGTTGAGTAG
- the rlmN gene encoding 23S rRNA (adenine(2503)-C(2))-methyltransferase RlmN — protein MLTNTQDKKDIRKLDLNALADFLKNNGEQAFRAKQIYEWLWKKSAHSFDDMTNLSIKTRELLSENFIINPVVVDHSQISNDGTIKSGFRLHDKHLVEGVLIPADDRMTACVSSQVGCSLTCKFCATGYMDRKRNLDAAEIYDQVVAISRQAEERYQTPLTNIVYMGMGEPLLNYKNVLESVEYITSPKGLGMSPKRITVSTAGIAKMIKKLGDDEVKFRLALSLHAANDEKRAQIMPINDQNNLDVLRDALKYYFHKTKNAVTYEYIVFHNFNDSIKDAEELYRFTKHLPSKVNIIEYNPISEAGYQNTKEDRLEMFGEYLTRKGVNVNIRRSRGKDIDAACGQLANKN, from the coding sequence ATGTTAACAAATACTCAAGACAAAAAAGATATAAGAAAGCTCGATCTAAATGCGCTGGCAGATTTCCTTAAAAACAATGGGGAGCAAGCATTTAGAGCCAAGCAGATATATGAATGGTTATGGAAGAAATCGGCTCACAGCTTTGATGACATGACTAACCTTTCTATTAAAACTAGAGAATTATTGAGTGAAAACTTTATAATTAATCCTGTTGTGGTTGATCATTCTCAAATTAGTAATGATGGTACCATAAAATCTGGTTTTAGGTTACACGATAAACATTTAGTAGAGGGAGTGCTCATTCCGGCAGATGATAGAATGACTGCTTGTGTTTCTTCGCAAGTAGGTTGTTCGCTTACCTGTAAATTTTGTGCAACAGGTTATATGGATAGAAAAAGAAACTTGGATGCTGCTGAAATTTATGATCAGGTTGTAGCTATTTCTAGACAGGCGGAAGAGCGTTACCAAACTCCACTTACAAACATTGTTTATATGGGCATGGGTGAGCCATTGTTAAACTATAAGAATGTTTTGGAGTCGGTAGAATATATAACTTCTCCTAAAGGGCTTGGAATGTCGCCTAAGAGAATTACTGTTTCTACAGCGGGCATAGCTAAAATGATTAAGAAACTAGGTGACGATGAGGTGAAATTTAGATTGGCTTTATCTCTGCATGCAGCAAATGATGAAAAAAGAGCGCAGATAATGCCGATTAACGACCAAAATAATTTGGATGTGTTGAGGGATGCCTTGAAGTATTATTTCCATAAAACTAAAAATGCTGTTACTTATGAATATATCGTGTTTCATAATTTTAATGACAGTATTAAAGATGCAGAAGAGCTTTACAGATTTACCAAACACTTGCCAAGTAAAGTAAATATTATAGAATATAACCCAATAAGTGAGGCGGGTTACCAAAATACGAAAGAAGATAGGCTAGAAATGTTTGGCGAATATCTTACAAGAAAGGGTGTAAATGTGAATATTAGAAGAAGTAGGGGTAAAGATATTGATGCAGCGTGTGGGCAATTGGCAAATAAGAACTAA
- the def gene encoding peptide deformylase: MIYPIYSYGFPVLRKKAEDIDKDGDIDVKKLTEDMFETMYAANGVGLAGPQIGKSLRIFVIDADAMDPENLEGYKKVFINPEIIEEEGEEWPFEEGCLSIPKIREEVTRQEKVTINYFDENWEEHTETFDGLVARVVQHEYDHIEGILFTDHLSSFKKRLLKGKLNGISKGKVEHDYKMKFPTK, translated from the coding sequence ATGATTTATCCAATTTATTCTTACGGTTTCCCGGTATTAAGAAAAAAAGCTGAAGATATAGATAAAGATGGTGACATTGACGTGAAAAAGTTGACTGAAGACATGTTTGAAACCATGTATGCAGCTAATGGTGTAGGACTTGCCGGACCACAGATTGGCAAATCACTTAGAATTTTTGTTATAGACGCAGATGCCATGGATCCAGAAAACCTGGAAGGCTATAAAAAGGTGTTTATAAATCCAGAAATAATTGAAGAAGAAGGTGAAGAGTGGCCATTTGAAGAAGGTTGTTTAAGCATTCCAAAAATTAGAGAAGAAGTTACAAGACAAGAAAAAGTAACTATTAACTACTTTGATGAAAACTGGGAAGAGCATACAGAAACCTTCGATGGATTAGTTGCCAGAGTTGTTCAGCACGAATACGACCACATAGAAGGCATTTTGTTTACAGACCATTTAAGCTCATTCAAAAAACGCCTACTTAAAGGAAAACTCAATGGCATTAGCAAAGGAAAAGTTGAGCATGACTATAAAATGAAATTCCCAACCAAGTAG
- the ruvX gene encoding Holliday junction resolvase RuvX, with the protein MARILAIDYGKKRTGIAVTDELQIIANALDTVPTENLIKFLTEYFKTQNVESIVLGMPKNLDQSETHATPLVLKFKEQLTKLFPEKKIFTVDERFTSRMAVNAMVAGGMKKKDRKNKSNIDKISAVIILQSFMDSKDFLQNQ; encoded by the coding sequence ATGGCAAGAATTCTGGCAATAGATTATGGCAAAAAGCGAACAGGCATCGCAGTAACTGACGAACTTCAGATTATTGCAAATGCACTAGACACAGTACCTACCGAAAACCTTATCAAGTTTCTTACAGAATATTTTAAGACACAGAATGTTGAAAGTATTGTTTTAGGAATGCCTAAAAACCTAGATCAGTCAGAAACTCATGCCACTCCACTAGTTCTAAAATTCAAAGAACAGCTTACCAAACTTTTCCCTGAGAAAAAGATTTTCACTGTAGATGAGCGATTTACTTCCCGTATGGCCGTAAATGCAATGGTAGCTGGAGGCATGAAGAAAAAAGACAGAAAAAATAAATCTAACATTGATAAAATAAGTGCTGTAATTATTTTACAGTCATTTATGGATAGCAAAGATTTTCTCCAAAATCAATAA